Proteins encoded by one window of Methanobacterium sp. CWC-01:
- a CDS encoding bifunctional DNA primase/polymerase — translation MIKIDNLKETVCNSYNLLECAINDENREKYGLAVVFNTREKHPGFNNWQTYAKEDQSDEDVRRLYNKAGTKATSYSYFTGIGGLVDLDFDWEWTYHILKRRYPEMFDTLTIKTPNGGYRCLYVVEDPKDYLKFKQRSPRVEIHGKEGKHVIVHGKGNDDNGYLQEYIVVNDLEIKRANDIIKVTSNFLEEWSNTCSFLEYQCIKNAVSHKKNHCTHEQRTSIAAFFHANGIDIEDAIDFFRTFTDFDYNITKDHLERIYEKDFKHPTCSHLKTVFNINDDTCKNCIRKKEYADSDQIVSTTKEFDLSQIDASDIFSLDDDNLHDDIKETPITTIDGSIYYLIPLKPQLKPTQNDGTYEEVSEVIGFYGEKCGYGFDPIPFYTTTNDASSRTTITNSNILLNGNQQRMIELCIKEALSIPENIQKSPELIFSKLPGTLIQETIQKDIYKKLDYYLNLDYDIQYVLTTCFIMGTYLFPLFASYGYMIISGEKGTGKGTFLDLMEKTCWNATSKQVSITEAALFRRIAKQLPTLIIDEFHRTLNTSSGNALISILEAGYDQGGTVPRTEKRKDKKGNEEYYVVDYPVYCPKVLATRKPVEADEKGVKIILTKLINDKKYAKRKKELSNDPFFSTVRKRLMQWAISNQKAVLEAYNAIEPTNRLNGREFNVWLPLLAICKQAFPNKYPDLLSFAEDTISKGRSNTYEKENRVLRALYSMYKGQKLTDGGNKLNEPSYKVTNKEIHDELVETENEGIHHNATKSAIENLKIAGWSSGGQYFIKKTKLLQLFDERGLMEDLSSGDVYGN, via the coding sequence TTGATAAAAATAGATAATTTGAAGGAAACGGTTTGTAATAGTTATAACTTACTTGAATGTGCTATTAATGATGAAAATCGTGAAAAATATGGTTTAGCTGTGGTTTTTAATACTAGGGAAAAGCATCCTGGATTTAATAATTGGCAGACATATGCAAAAGAAGATCAATCAGATGAAGATGTCCGGCGTCTTTATAATAAAGCTGGCACTAAAGCTACTTCTTATAGTTACTTTACTGGTATTGGTGGTCTTGTTGATCTAGATTTTGATTGGGAATGGACTTATCACATATTGAAGCGTAGATATCCAGAAATGTTCGATACTTTGACTATAAAAACACCTAATGGAGGTTATAGATGCCTGTATGTCGTAGAAGATCCTAAGGATTACCTTAAATTTAAGCAACGTTCTCCAAGGGTGGAAATACATGGTAAAGAAGGAAAGCATGTAATTGTACATGGAAAAGGCAATGATGACAATGGATATCTACAAGAATACATTGTAGTAAATGATCTTGAAATTAAAAGAGCCAATGATATAATTAAAGTAACAAGTAATTTCCTTGAAGAATGGAGCAATACATGTAGTTTCCTTGAGTACCAATGTATTAAAAATGCAGTATCTCATAAAAAGAACCATTGCACACATGAGCAACGTACCTCAATCGCAGCATTCTTCCATGCCAATGGGATCGACATCGAAGATGCAATTGACTTTTTTAGAACATTTACAGACTTTGATTACAATATTACCAAAGATCACTTGGAGAGGATATACGAAAAGGACTTTAAACACCCAACTTGTAGCCATCTTAAAACAGTGTTTAACATCAATGATGATACTTGTAAGAACTGCATAAGGAAAAAAGAATATGCTGATTCAGATCAGATTGTTTCTACAACCAAGGAGTTTGATCTTTCCCAAATTGATGCTTCTGACATTTTTAGCTTGGATGATGATAATCTTCATGATGATATTAAAGAAACACCCATTACTACCATTGATGGAAGTATTTATTATTTAATTCCACTTAAACCACAACTTAAACCCACCCAAAATGATGGTACCTATGAAGAAGTTTCAGAGGTAATAGGTTTTTATGGTGAAAAATGTGGATATGGCTTTGATCCAATCCCTTTTTATACAACCACCAACGATGCATCTTCCAGAACCACTATAACAAATTCTAACATTCTCCTAAATGGTAATCAGCAACGCATGATAGAGCTTTGTATAAAAGAAGCCTTATCTATACCTGAAAATATCCAAAAAAGTCCTGAACTAATTTTTTCTAAATTACCTGGAACACTTATCCAAGAAACTATCCAAAAAGACATCTATAAGAAACTGGACTATTACCTTAACCTTGATTACGATATTCAGTACGTTCTGACTACTTGTTTTATTATGGGAACCTATCTTTTTCCTTTATTTGCTTCATATGGTTACATGATAATTAGTGGCGAAAAAGGGACTGGAAAAGGAACATTTCTGGACCTAATGGAAAAGACTTGCTGGAATGCGACAAGTAAACAAGTTTCCATAACCGAAGCCGCACTTTTTAGAAGAATAGCCAAACAACTTCCAACATTAATAATCGACGAATTCCATCGAACACTCAACACCAGCTCTGGCAATGCACTAATATCAATTTTAGAAGCAGGCTACGACCAAGGAGGAACAGTACCAAGAACAGAAAAACGCAAAGATAAAAAAGGCAATGAAGAATACTACGTCGTAGATTATCCTGTTTATTGCCCTAAAGTCCTTGCAACCCGCAAACCTGTAGAAGCTGATGAAAAAGGAGTAAAAATAATCCTAACCAAACTAATTAATGACAAAAAATATGCTAAAAGAAAAAAAGAACTCTCCAATGACCCATTCTTCTCAACAGTTCGAAAAAGATTAATGCAATGGGCTATTTCAAACCAAAAAGCAGTTCTTGAAGCCTACAACGCAATAGAACCAACTAATAGACTAAATGGCAGAGAATTCAACGTCTGGTTACCCTTATTAGCCATATGCAAACAAGCATTCCCTAATAAATATCCAGATCTCCTTTCATTTGCAGAAGATACCATAAGCAAAGGCAGATCAAACACCTATGAAAAAGAAAACAGGGTCTTAAGAGCACTATACAGCATGTACAAAGGTCAAAAGCTTACCGATGGGGGTAACAAACTCAACGAACCATCATACAAAGTTACAAACAAAGAAATCCATGATGAACTAGTTGAAACAGAGAATGAAGGCATACACCACAATGCCACTAAATCTGCTATTGAAAACCTTAAAATAGCAGGATGGTCATCAGGAGGCCAATACTTCATCAAAAAAACAAAACTACTCCAACTATTCGATGAAAGAGGACTTATGGAGGATTTGTCAAGTGGTGATGTTTATGGTAACTAA
- a CDS encoding tyrosine-type recombinase/integrase — protein sequence MINIIDDKYFKQFVRARRYKERSIKFHRQGLQAYSDFIGKTPTEIIKEAIMEEEDGKRMNKRKIKEYFIDFVEHLSEKKYAPQTIFNRVNSVKTFYHEYDVITPRIKLPTSNENPALKRIPSKKDILKAIRHTNKRNEAIILLMASSGLASAEIRNLKYKDFIKALEHELKDLTGDERFDLTKIQSRLQDKDVVGQWHVIRQKTEMDYITFSTPESIFAIIEYLKNNENNNKYLKSMEDYLFSVNGNKMKGNTFDEAFQAINDRCGFGKSGYQRFFRSHNLRKFFTNALYDAGMDSYRVEWLLGHKLEKTAGSYFKMDIESMRKEYMKHMDALIIIENNLNRNNQYMAEKEKVELIESLLSNNQFIKALQKKVVVE from the coding sequence ATGATCAATATTATAGATGATAAATATTTTAAACAATTCGTTCGGGCTAGAAGATACAAAGAACGATCAATCAAATTCCATAGGCAGGGTTTACAAGCTTATTCTGATTTTATAGGAAAAACACCCACAGAAATAATAAAAGAAGCTATAATGGAAGAAGAAGATGGAAAAAGGATGAACAAAAGGAAAATCAAAGAATATTTTATTGATTTCGTAGAACATCTTTCGGAGAAAAAGTATGCTCCTCAAACAATTTTTAACAGGGTCAATTCTGTTAAAACATTTTACCATGAATATGATGTTATAACTCCAAGGATAAAACTACCAACTTCAAATGAAAATCCTGCCCTAAAAAGGATTCCTTCAAAAAAAGACATATTAAAAGCTATCAGACACACGAATAAGCGAAACGAAGCAATAATACTATTAATGGCATCTTCTGGCCTTGCTTCTGCTGAAATAAGAAATTTAAAGTATAAAGACTTCATAAAAGCATTAGAACACGAACTAAAAGACTTAACTGGTGATGAAAGATTTGATTTAACTAAAATTCAATCAAGGCTCCAAGATAAGGATGTAGTTGGGCAATGGCATGTCATTAGGCAGAAGACCGAAATGGATTATATTACCTTTTCTACGCCTGAAAGCATATTTGCCATTATAGAATACCTAAAAAATAATGAAAATAATAACAAATACCTAAAATCTATGGAAGATTATCTTTTCTCGGTCAATGGGAATAAGATGAAGGGAAATACTTTTGATGAGGCATTCCAGGCTATCAATGACCGGTGTGGCTTTGGAAAGTCAGGGTACCAACGTTTTTTTCGATCTCATAACCTTAGGAAGTTTTTTACAAATGCCTTATACGATGCAGGAATGGATTCTTATAGAGTAGAATGGCTATTAGGGCATAAATTGGAAAAAACTGCTGGTTCTTACTTTAAAATGGATATAGAATCGATGAGAAAGGAGTATATGAAGCATATGGATGCATTAATAATCATAGAAAACAATTTGAATAGAAATAATCAATACATGGCAGAAAAAGAGAAAGTAGAACTTATAGAAAGCCTTTTATCTAACAATCAATTCATTAAGGCCTTACAGAAGAAAGTTGTTGTAGAATAA
- a CDS encoding XTP/dITP diphosphatase, whose product MAKSGYLSKRITFITGNQHKVKEAQGIFSHFQIEVEHVDLGYPEIQGDLDEVARYGALYASKRLEKPVIVEDAGLFIRELGWFPGTYSSYVQGTLKNKGILKLMEDVQDRYAEFRSVIGFATPKTEPEIFLGVVEGQIAHEERGEYGFAYDPIFIPNGYDKTFGELKREIKNRFSHRRRSLEKFALWFEDYRGD is encoded by the coding sequence ATGGCTAAAAGTGGATATCTTTCAAAGAGGATAACCTTTATAACTGGGAACCAACACAAAGTAAAAGAAGCCCAAGGAATATTCAGCCACTTCCAGATCGAGGTGGAGCACGTGGACCTGGGCTATCCCGAAATTCAGGGTGACTTGGATGAAGTAGCCCGTTATGGTGCCCTTTACGCTTCCAAGCGTCTTGAGAAACCGGTGATTGTAGAAGATGCCGGTCTATTTATCCGGGAGTTAGGATGGTTCCCTGGAACTTACTCGTCCTACGTGCAGGGTACCCTGAAAAACAAGGGCATTTTAAAGCTCATGGAAGATGTTCAGGACCGCTACGCCGAGTTCAGGTCGGTGATTGGGTTTGCTACGCCCAAGACCGAGCCCGAGATTTTTTTAGGTGTGGTGGAAGGACAAATAGCCCATGAGGAACGCGGAGAATATGGATTCGCATACGATCCCATTTTTATACCTAACGGTTACGATAAAACCTTTGGTGAGCTGAAAAGGGAGATAAAAAACCGTTTTTCCCATCGAAGGAGATCCTTAGAAAAATTCGCGTTATGGTTTGAAGATTACAGAGGTGATTAG
- a CDS encoding 30S ribosomal protein S15, which yields MALEPDWIEYSTEEIEELILKLTKEGNSTSKIGVILRDQYGIPDVKAVTGMKITQILENHDQGLEYPEDLMNLIRKAVNVRDHLEENPKDLHTRRGLQLMESRIRRLVKYYVREGVLPQGWRYEPKKAALLVK from the coding sequence ATGGCTCTGGAGCCAGATTGGATAGAATACTCAACTGAAGAGATTGAAGAACTGATATTGAAACTGACCAAGGAAGGAAACTCTACCAGTAAAATTGGAGTAATACTAAGAGACCAGTACGGAATTCCCGACGTGAAAGCCGTGACTGGGATGAAGATAACCCAGATCCTGGAAAACCACGACCAGGGATTGGAATATCCGGAAGATTTGATGAACCTCATTCGTAAAGCCGTCAACGTGAGGGACCACTTGGAGGAAAACCCCAAGGATCTGCACACTCGCCGTGGCCTGCAACTGATGGAATCCCGGATTCGTAGACTAGTAAAGTACTACGTGCGGGAAGGTGTGCTACCTCAAGGATGGAGATATGAACCAAAAAAGGCAGCACTACTTGTTAAGTAG
- a CDS encoding DHH family phosphoesterase — MNQKRQHYLLSRAEEACQLLEKHLERDHVVRVISHNDADGISAAGVICNAIAKRKGKFHVTIVPRLKDDILERLSQEKYKLYFFCDMGSAYVERISKLRGDSIIADHHQTIDATGDKHENLVHVNPHLFGMDGTRDVSASGVTYLSVRSLDNPELTGIALAGAMGDMQGQNGFQGVNQTILQEGQEAGFIEVYEDLKLAYKEDEPLYKALSYTFNPALSGVSGDLEGSQGFLEKLGLSYGIKFSDLANEEKDILREELVKVNPKILGTVYALISEKPPLRSLEDYSRILDACGKSKQHTVGMSICLGDRDAALKEGMELLHRYQDRLLSGLEWIRKEGGQEREFIQCIYTEDKKRKSILGTLASVGLELGILNPEKPVLTLARLHQDVKVSARTTTQMTAKGVNLGLAMEQASHNFNGAGGGHNIAAGAMIPYKDLENFKNLVNDMVGSQISS, encoded by the coding sequence ATGAACCAAAAAAGGCAGCACTACTTGTTAAGTAGGGCTGAAGAAGCCTGCCAGCTCCTGGAGAAACACCTAGAACGGGATCATGTGGTGAGAGTAATCTCCCACAATGATGCCGACGGTATCTCCGCTGCTGGCGTAATCTGCAACGCTATAGCCAAGCGTAAGGGTAAATTCCACGTTACTATAGTACCTCGGCTTAAGGATGATATTTTAGAACGCCTTAGCCAGGAAAAATACAAGTTATATTTTTTCTGCGACATGGGAAGTGCTTACGTAGAGCGTATAAGTAAGCTCCGCGGGGACTCCATCATTGCTGACCACCACCAGACCATAGACGCCACCGGAGATAAACATGAAAACCTGGTCCATGTGAATCCACACTTATTTGGAATGGACGGTACCCGCGACGTCAGCGCCTCTGGTGTTACTTACCTATCGGTTCGTTCCCTGGATAATCCAGAGCTAACCGGAATAGCCCTGGCTGGCGCCATGGGTGATATGCAGGGACAAAACGGGTTCCAGGGAGTGAATCAGACCATCCTGCAGGAAGGACAAGAAGCGGGTTTTATAGAGGTATACGAAGATTTGAAGTTGGCCTATAAAGAAGATGAACCGCTGTACAAGGCCCTGTCCTACACCTTCAATCCAGCTCTTTCAGGTGTTTCTGGTGATCTAGAAGGTAGCCAGGGATTTTTAGAAAAATTAGGACTTTCATATGGGATTAAATTCTCAGATCTGGCCAACGAGGAAAAGGACATCCTGCGGGAAGAGCTAGTCAAGGTGAATCCCAAGATACTGGGAACTGTATATGCCCTTATAAGTGAAAAACCTCCACTAAGAAGTCTAGAAGATTATTCTAGAATTCTTGATGCGTGTGGAAAGAGTAAACAACACACTGTGGGTATGAGTATCTGTTTGGGGGATAGGGATGCGGCTCTTAAGGAGGGAATGGAATTACTGCACCGCTACCAGGACCGGCTGCTCTCTGGCCTGGAATGGATCCGAAAGGAAGGTGGCCAGGAGAGGGAATTCATACAGTGCATTTACACCGAGGATAAGAAGCGTAAAAGCATCCTGGGAACCCTGGCCAGTGTGGGGCTGGAATTAGGCATCCTTAATCCAGAAAAACCGGTTTTAACCCTGGCCCGTTTACACCAAGATGTGAAGGTATCTGCCCGCACCACCACTCAGATGACGGCTAAGGGTGTCAACCTGGGATTGGCCATGGAACAGGCCTCCCATAATTTCAATGGAGCTGGTGGAGGACACAATATAGCCGCTGGGGCCATGATCCCCTACAAGGATCTGGAAAACTTCAAGAATCTGGTCAATGATATGGTGGGAAGCCAGATATCATCTTAA
- a CDS encoding aconitase X catalytic domain-containing protein — protein sequence MYLTPEEEKMYQGHYGPAVEKSMEILVALGDIYQAEKMVEITSAQISGVSYKTIGDAGLEFLEEMAQSARVRVPSTLNPAGVDLDHWQELGFSREFTERQLRIVAAYQKMGITTTCTCTPYLASNLPILGSHIAWSESSAVCYANSVIGARTNREGGPGALSAAICGRAPLYGYHLESGRKANLVVEVQTNLNGADYGALGYMVGKEVGSGVPYFQMTGKPGPNDLKSLGAALASSGAVALYHVQDVTPEYHLAMRGLEVGEVELMTVEESEIQEVRGQLSSSSKKPDLICLGCPHASLDEVGEVASFLEGKTLSNDLWVCTSILVKAAADRMGYTDTIRKAGGKIITDTCMVVAPIEELDYQVIGVNSAKAANYVPSMCGLEVVYDDLENLLYFK from the coding sequence ATGTACCTGACTCCAGAAGAGGAAAAAATGTACCAGGGCCACTACGGCCCTGCCGTTGAGAAGAGTATGGAAATCCTGGTGGCACTGGGAGACATATATCAGGCCGAAAAAATGGTGGAAATCACCTCGGCCCAGATATCAGGGGTGTCCTACAAAACCATTGGTGATGCCGGCCTGGAATTTCTAGAAGAAATGGCTCAGAGTGCCCGGGTTAGGGTACCATCCACCCTCAACCCTGCCGGGGTGGACCTGGATCACTGGCAAGAGCTGGGATTCTCCCGAGAGTTCACCGAAAGGCAGCTTCGAATCGTAGCCGCCTACCAGAAGATGGGAATCACCACCACTTGCACCTGTACACCCTACCTGGCCAGCAACCTACCCATCCTGGGCAGTCACATAGCTTGGTCAGAATCATCCGCTGTTTGTTATGCTAATTCTGTTATAGGCGCCAGAACCAATCGTGAGGGAGGTCCGGGAGCACTTTCCGCAGCTATTTGTGGTCGTGCCCCCTTGTATGGCTATCACTTGGAGTCTGGCCGTAAAGCTAATCTGGTGGTGGAAGTACAAACCAACCTTAATGGTGCCGATTACGGGGCTCTGGGCTACATGGTGGGTAAGGAAGTGGGAAGTGGAGTGCCATACTTCCAGATGACGGGCAAGCCAGGCCCCAACGATTTGAAAAGTTTAGGGGCAGCTCTGGCTTCTTCCGGGGCCGTGGCTCTCTATCATGTGCAGGACGTTACTCCCGAATATCATCTGGCCATGCGGGGCCTGGAAGTGGGGGAGGTGGAGCTTATGACCGTGGAAGAAAGTGAAATCCAGGAAGTCCGAGGACAACTATCCTCCAGTTCTAAAAAACCGGATCTGATCTGCCTGGGATGTCCCCACGCCTCCCTGGATGAGGTAGGTGAAGTGGCCAGCTTTTTAGAAGGAAAAACTTTGAGCAATGATTTGTGGGTTTGTACCTCCATCCTGGTTAAGGCCGCTGCGGACCGGATGGGCTACACGGATACCATCCGAAAGGCCGGTGGGAAAATCATCACCGACACTTGTATGGTGGTGGCTCCCATTGAGGAGTTAGACTACCAAGTAATCGGGGTAAACTCGGCCAAAGCTGCTAATTACGTGCCCAGTATGTGCGGCTTAGAAGTGGTCTATGATGACTTGGAAAATCTGCTGTACTTCAAATAA
- a CDS encoding DEAD/DEAH box helicase — MSKWIEHHLIYPEKIESRLYQQVLAADVLRKGNTMIVAPTALGKTIIAVLVAAERLKNFPDSKVLVVAPSKPLAVQHEESFHLFLKATTMVLTGAVSPNERSKRWNEAQVILATPQTIESDLIAGRYSLENVSLLVFDECHRGTGSYAYVFLANIYQTTSQNPLILGLTASPGGEEEKINAVCENLFIHNVVVKNEDDLDVKPYFNPIDVDWVRVELTKEQKAIKGHLEAAQKGRLKALKKMGIIRSISQISKRDILKARSRVQNRISRSAKPPRDCLIAISVLTAVFSILHSLELLETQGIHNLNGYFQRLAKKNTKAAKGLLKDDEFKTAVYLTKKAQEQGLEHPKMKELIEILKKELQGKDRQIIVFSQYRDTVNQIYSKCQEEGIKAVKFFGQASREKEKGLSQKEQKEIIKAFRMKSYQVLVSTSVAEEGIDIPSVDLVILYEPVPSEIRMIQRRGRTGRKSKGRMIILITKGTRDESYYYSSQYKEKRMKNQLSQDYEKKVEIRPEQVNLVPEVEKPVVYVDHREVKSGVVRELHSLGVKVVSTSLSVADYQVGNEVAVERKSSRDFVGSVIDKRLYKQAKDMVESFQQPVVILEGDDLYSGGLHPNAIRGALASLAVDFGLPIIPTRSPEDTAAMIQRLAIREMEKGPRKIQTRTERKPLTLEEQQLFIVESLPQVGPVTARKLLEEFGSVEGVIKASLKDLQKVEGIGKKIAQNIREIVESVYKKK; from the coding sequence ATGAGTAAATGGATAGAGCACCATCTCATCTACCCCGAGAAGATTGAATCCAGGCTTTACCAGCAGGTTCTGGCTGCCGATGTTCTCAGAAAGGGTAACACCATGATCGTGGCTCCTACTGCTCTGGGAAAGACTATTATAGCTGTATTGGTTGCTGCCGAGCGGTTGAAGAACTTTCCTGACAGTAAAGTGCTGGTAGTTGCTCCCAGCAAGCCCCTGGCAGTACAGCATGAAGAAAGTTTTCATTTGTTTCTAAAGGCCACCACCATGGTTTTAACTGGCGCTGTGAGTCCCAATGAAAGATCCAAACGTTGGAATGAAGCACAGGTAATTTTAGCCACGCCTCAAACCATTGAATCTGATCTCATCGCTGGACGTTATTCTCTAGAAAATGTTTCCCTCTTAGTTTTTGATGAATGCCACCGGGGGACAGGATCCTATGCTTACGTATTCCTGGCCAACATTTACCAAACCACTTCCCAGAATCCCCTGATTCTGGGTTTAACCGCCTCTCCTGGGGGGGAGGAAGAAAAAATAAATGCAGTGTGTGAAAATCTCTTTATACATAATGTGGTTGTCAAGAATGAGGACGATTTGGATGTAAAGCCTTATTTCAATCCCATAGATGTGGACTGGGTCCGCGTGGAACTAACCAAGGAACAGAAGGCCATAAAAGGCCATTTGGAAGCTGCGCAGAAAGGAAGGTTAAAGGCTTTGAAGAAGATGGGAATCATCAGATCCATTTCCCAGATAAGCAAACGAGATATTCTAAAGGCTCGCAGCAGAGTGCAGAACAGGATATCTCGCAGTGCTAAGCCCCCCAGAGATTGTTTAATAGCAATTTCGGTGTTAACTGCTGTTTTCAGTATCCTGCATTCACTAGAACTTCTAGAAACCCAGGGTATCCATAATTTAAACGGATACTTCCAGCGTCTGGCTAAAAAAAATACCAAAGCAGCTAAAGGTTTGTTAAAAGATGATGAATTTAAAACAGCCGTTTATTTGACTAAAAAAGCCCAGGAACAAGGCCTAGAACATCCTAAAATGAAGGAGTTAATAGAAATCCTTAAAAAAGAGCTACAAGGAAAGGATAGGCAGATAATTGTATTCAGTCAGTACCGGGACACGGTTAACCAGATTTACAGCAAATGCCAGGAAGAAGGTATTAAAGCGGTTAAGTTCTTCGGACAGGCATCCCGGGAGAAAGAAAAAGGACTAAGCCAGAAAGAACAGAAGGAGATTATTAAGGCTTTCCGTATGAAAAGTTACCAAGTACTGGTTTCTACCAGCGTGGCTGAGGAAGGAATAGACATACCTTCAGTGGACTTGGTAATCCTCTACGAGCCAGTTCCATCTGAAATCAGAATGATTCAGAGACGTGGTAGGACGGGTAGGAAAAGTAAAGGAAGGATGATAATACTCATAACTAAAGGAACCCGTGACGAGTCATATTATTACTCCAGCCAGTACAAGGAGAAAAGGATGAAAAATCAGCTCTCCCAGGATTATGAAAAAAAGGTGGAGATCAGACCGGAACAGGTAAATCTGGTGCCCGAAGTGGAAAAGCCAGTGGTTTATGTGGACCACCGGGAAGTCAAGTCCGGTGTGGTCAGGGAATTGCATAGTTTAGGGGTCAAGGTTGTAAGCACCAGTCTTTCGGTGGCAGATTACCAAGTGGGTAATGAGGTAGCTGTGGAAAGAAAAAGCTCCAGGGACTTTGTTGGCTCGGTCATTGACAAACGGCTGTACAAACAGGCTAAAGATATGGTGGAAAGCTTCCAGCAGCCAGTTGTAATCCTGGAAGGAGATGATCTGTACAGCGGCGGTTTACATCCCAACGCCATCAGGGGTGCTCTGGCTAGTCTTGCTGTGGACTTTGGTCTACCCATCATCCCCACCCGATCCCCGGAAGACACGGCGGCTATGATCCAGCGACTAGCAATAAGAGAAATGGAAAAAGGACCCCGTAAAATACAAACCAGGACTGAGCGCAAGCCCCTTACCCTGGAAGAACAGCAACTATTCATAGTAGAATCACTACCCCAAGTGGGTCCGGTAACGGCGCGTAAGCTACTGGAAGAATTCGGTAGCGTGGAAGGGGTTATAAAGGCCAGTCTCAAAGATTTACAGAAAGTTGAAGGTATTGGTAAAAAAATTGCCCAAAATATACGAGAAATAGTGGAATCAGTTTATAAAAAGAAATAG
- a CDS encoding tRNA (adenine-N1)-methyltransferase, whose amino-acid sequence MRVLIDSRGRKYLVGSDDLHTDAGYIKKEDIVKSASGDVLKTHLGKKYTVIDANINDYIELMERRCSIILPKDMGIMAAYTGIGCGGRVLDAGTGAGASAIFLANVVGPEGKVYSYEIREDFAEIAKRNIEGFGLKNVEVKCQDLSLEMDEKDLDLVFLDLPKPWMVAENVFSAIKTGGFLATYTPFVDQIMTLHHVLKKVGFSNIETMECLLRGMEVKSKGTRPKTRMTGHTGYLTFARKL is encoded by the coding sequence ATGCGTGTTTTAATAGACTCTAGAGGTAGAAAGTATCTGGTAGGTTCTGATGACCTGCACACCGACGCTGGCTACATTAAAAAGGAAGACATAGTAAAAAGCGCCTCAGGTGATGTGTTGAAGACACATCTGGGAAAGAAATACACGGTCATAGATGCCAACATCAACGACTACATAGAATTGATGGAAAGACGCTGCTCCATAATTCTACCTAAGGATATGGGGATCATGGCTGCTTACACTGGAATTGGATGTGGAGGTAGGGTTCTGGATGCTGGTACCGGAGCTGGAGCGAGCGCCATCTTCCTGGCTAACGTAGTGGGTCCGGAGGGTAAAGTATACAGTTACGAAATAAGAGAAGATTTTGCTGAGATAGCCAAGCGAAACATCGAGGGATTTGGTTTAAAGAACGTGGAGGTGAAATGCCAGGACTTATCGCTGGAGATGGACGAGAAGGATCTGGACCTAGTGTTTTTGGATCTTCCCAAACCATGGATGGTGGCAGAAAATGTCTTTAGCGCAATTAAAACTGGTGGATTCCTGGCTACGTACACTCCCTTCGTGGATCAAATTATGACCCTGCATCATGTGCTTAAAAAGGTTGGATTTTCCAATATTGAAACGATGGAATGTCTTTTAAGGGGTATGGAAGTTAAGAGCAAGGGTACTCGTCCTAAAACAAGGATGACCGGGCACACTGGATATTTAACCTTTGCCCGTAAGTTATGA